A window of the Streptococcus sp. 116-D4 genome harbors these coding sequences:
- a CDS encoding amino acid ABC transporter ATP-binding protein: MAKLKIDVNDLHKYYGKNEVLKGITTKFYEGDVVCIIGPSGSGKSTFLRSLNLLEEVTSGHITVNGYDLTEKTTNVDHVRENIGMVFQHFNLFPHMSVLENITFAPIEHKLMTKEEAEKLGMELLDKVGLADKANANPDSLSGGQKQRVAIARGLAMNPDIMLFDEPTSALDPEMVGDVLNVMKELAKQGMTMIIVTHEMGFARQVANRVIFTADGEFLEDGTPDQIFDNPQHPRLKEFLDKVLNV, translated from the coding sequence ATGGCAAAATTAAAAATTGATGTAAATGATTTACATAAGTATTATGGAAAAAATGAGGTTTTAAAGGGAATTACAACTAAGTTCTATGAAGGAGATGTTGTTTGTATCATCGGTCCTTCAGGTTCTGGTAAGTCAACCTTCCTTCGTAGCCTCAATCTTCTCGAAGAAGTTACTAGCGGTCACATCACCGTGAACGGCTATGATTTAACTGAAAAAACAACCAACGTTGACCACGTCCGTGAAAATATCGGAATGGTGTTCCAACACTTCAACCTCTTCCCTCATATGTCTGTATTGGAAAATATTACCTTTGCTCCCATTGAGCACAAGTTAATGACTAAGGAAGAAGCTGAGAAATTGGGAATGGAGCTGCTTGACAAGGTTGGACTAGCAGATAAAGCTAATGCTAACCCAGATAGCCTATCAGGGGGACAAAAACAACGTGTGGCTATCGCACGTGGACTAGCAATGAATCCAGATATCATGCTCTTTGATGAACCAACTTCTGCCCTTGACCCTGAGATGGTCGGAGACGTACTAAATGTTATGAAGGAATTGGCCAAGCAAGGTATGACCATGATTATCGTAACCCATGAGATGGGATTTGCCCGTCAGGTTGCTAACCGGGTTATCTTTACTGCAGATGGTGAATTCCTTGAAGACGGAACACCTGACCAAATCTTTGACAACCCACAACACCCACGACTGAAAGAGTTCTTGGACAAGGTCCTAAACGTCTAA
- a CDS encoding 8-oxo-dGTP diphosphatase, translating into MSRAQATILTNICLIEDLENKRVVMQYRSSEENRWSGYAFPGGHVENGESFAESVIREIYEETGLTIQNPQIVGIKNWPLDTGGRYIVICYKATEFSGTLRSSDEGEVSWVQKDQIPNLDLAYDMLPLMEMMEAPDKSEFFYRHRTEDGWEKKIF; encoded by the coding sequence ATGTCCCGTGCCCAAGCAACCATTTTAACCAACATCTGTCTAATCGAAGATCTAGAAAATAAGCGAGTAGTCATGCAATATCGCTCTTCTGAAGAGAATCGCTGGTCTGGTTACGCCTTTCCAGGAGGCCATGTAGAAAATGGCGAATCTTTTGCGGAGTCTGTCATTCGTGAAATCTACGAAGAAACAGGGTTGACTATCCAAAATCCTCAAATTGTCGGCATTAAAAATTGGCCACTAGATACAGGTGGGCGCTATATTGTCATTTGTTATAAGGCAACTGAGTTCTCTGGTACCCTTCGCTCTTCAGATGAAGGAGAAGTTTCTTGGGTGCAAAAAGACCAGATTCCAAACTTGGATCTGGCCTATGATATGCTACCTCTGATGGAGATGATGGAAGCTCCAGACAAGTCTGAATTTTTCTACCGTCACCGTACAGAAGATGGCTGGGAAAAGAAAATCTTCTAG
- the rbsD gene encoding D-ribose pyranase, with translation MKKYGILNSNIAKLADDLGHMDLVCIGDLGLPVPKGVDKIDLALRKGSPSFLEVLKEYSDHVLIEKIFLAEEIKEKNKEQWQAVLDLLGSNIIIEYISHEELKAMNTKVKAVIRTGEDTPYSNIILQSGVII, from the coding sequence ATGAAGAAATATGGGATTTTAAATAGTAATATAGCAAAACTAGCTGATGATTTAGGTCATATGGATTTGGTTTGTATCGGAGATTTAGGATTGCCAGTTCCAAAAGGTGTTGATAAAATTGATTTAGCATTAAGAAAAGGTAGTCCAAGTTTTTTAGAAGTTTTAAAAGAATATTCAGATCATGTACTTATTGAAAAAATTTTCTTAGCAGAAGAAATTAAGGAAAAAAACAAAGAACAGTGGCAAGCAGTTCTAGATCTTTTAGGATCGAATATAATTATTGAATATATTAGTCATGAAGAATTGAAAGCTATGAATACTAAAGTTAAGGCAGTTATTCGCACTGGGGAAGATACACCATATTCGAATATAATCTTGCAATCAGGAGTTATTATATAG
- a CDS encoding CPBP family intramembrane glutamic endopeptidase — MKNKRIFKDFQASKMSLNIYTSPLIALVFVFIGEFVAFTLYGISLLALIGLARNFGETGQNLATYLQTLYASLTDKSSDFHLILELLAFGFILTTVFRWTKKVEKRPIRTLGFYRENFLSSLLKGFGLGLTLFLLTLLGLVALGQYRLESIHLNPYSLTFVVFTIPFWILQGTTEEVVARAWLLPQLASRTNLKLAVLISSLFFTLLHMGNSGLTPLSLVNLFLFGVAMALYLLKTDTVWGVAGIHGAWNFAQGNLFGILVSGQHSGTSLMTFLPQGNQDWLSGGSFGIEGSIMTSLVLLLLIVYLNHQLKKENERM; from the coding sequence TTGAAGAACAAAAGAATATTTAAAGACTTCCAAGCTTCAAAAATGAGTTTAAACATTTACACAAGCCCCTTGATAGCCCTTGTTTTTGTCTTCATAGGAGAGTTTGTGGCTTTTACTCTGTATGGTATTAGTTTGCTAGCTCTTATCGGACTTGCTAGGAATTTTGGAGAGACTGGTCAAAATCTTGCAACCTACTTGCAAACTTTGTATGCGAGCTTGACGGATAAATCAAGTGACTTTCATTTAATTTTAGAATTGCTGGCCTTTGGTTTTATACTCACCACTGTGTTCAGATGGACAAAAAAAGTAGAAAAAAGACCTATTCGAACCTTGGGATTCTATAGAGAGAATTTCCTCAGCAGTCTTCTGAAGGGCTTTGGGCTAGGTCTGACACTTTTTCTTCTGACCTTGTTAGGTTTAGTAGCTTTAGGGCAATATCGTTTGGAGTCTATTCACTTGAATCCTTATTCTCTTACCTTTGTTGTCTTTACTATCCCATTTTGGATATTACAGGGGACAACAGAAGAAGTGGTGGCCCGTGCTTGGCTCCTTCCTCAATTGGCCTCAAGAACCAATCTAAAACTTGCTGTTCTTATATCTAGCCTATTCTTTACCCTACTTCATATGGGGAATTCGGGCCTCACTCCTCTATCTCTAGTGAATCTCTTTTTATTCGGAGTTGCCATGGCTCTTTACCTTCTCAAAACCGATACAGTTTGGGGTGTTGCAGGTATTCATGGAGCCTGGAATTTTGCTCAGGGAAATCTCTTTGGGATTTTAGTTAGTGGTCAGCATTCAGGAACGTCTCTGATGACCTTTTTACCACAAGGCAATCAAGATTGGCTATCAGGTGGGTCGTTTGGGATTGAAGGTTCTATCATGACAAGTCTAGTCTTACTACTTTTGATTGTCTATCTCAATCATCAATTAAAGAAAGAAAATGAAAGGATGTGA
- the uvrB gene encoding excinuclease ABC subunit UvrB yields the protein MINRITDNQFKLVSKYQPSGDQPQAIEQLVDNIEGGEKAQILMGATGTGKTYTMSQVISKVNKPTLVIAHNKTLAGQLYGEFKEFFPENAVEYFVSYYDYYQPEAYVPSSDTYIEKDSSVNDEIDKLRHSATSALLERNDVIVVASVSCIYGLGSPKEYSDSVVSLRPGLEISRDKLLNDLVDIQFERNDIDFQRGRFRVRGDVVEIFPASRDEHAFRVEFFGDEIDRIREVEALTGQVLGEVDHLAIFPATHFVTNDDHMEFAIAKIQAELEEQLAIFEKDGKLLEAQRLKQRTEYDIEMLREMGYTNGVENYSRHMDGRSEGEPPYTLLDFFPDDFLIMIDESHMTMGQIKGMYNGDRSRKEMLVNYGFRLPSALDNRPLRREEFESHVHQIVYVSATPGDYENEQTETVIEQIIRPTGLLDPEVEVRPTMGQIDDLLGEINARVEKNERTFITTLTKKMAEDLTDYFKEMGIKVKYMHSDIKTLERTEIIRDLRLGVFDVLVGINLLREGIDVPEVSLVAILDADKEGFLRNERGLIQTIGRAARNSEGHVIMYADTMTQSMQRAIDETARRRKIQMAYNEEHGIVPQTIKKEIRDLIAVTKAVAKEEDKEVDINSLNKQERKELVKKLEKQMQEAVEVLDFELAAQIRDMMLEVKALN from the coding sequence ATGATTAATCGCATCACAGACAATCAATTTAAACTAGTATCAAAATACCAACCATCAGGCGACCAACCCCAAGCTATCGAACAGTTGGTAGATAACATTGAGGGTGGAGAAAAAGCTCAGATTCTGATGGGGGCGACGGGGACAGGGAAGACCTATACCATGAGTCAGGTCATTTCCAAAGTCAATAAACCAACTTTGGTCATTGCCCATAACAAAACTCTAGCTGGTCAGCTCTATGGGGAGTTTAAGGAATTTTTCCCTGAAAATGCTGTTGAGTATTTTGTTTCCTACTATGATTATTACCAGCCAGAAGCCTATGTCCCTTCTAGTGATACCTATATTGAGAAGGATAGTTCTGTCAATGATGAGATCGACAAGCTCCGCCACTCAGCGACTTCAGCCCTTTTAGAGCGTAACGATGTCATCGTCGTGGCTTCAGTCTCTTGTATCTATGGCTTGGGTTCGCCAAAGGAATATTCTGATAGTGTTGTTAGTCTTCGTCCAGGTCTGGAGATTTCTCGAGATAAACTGCTCAATGATTTGGTGGACATTCAGTTCGAACGCAATGACATTGATTTTCAGCGTGGAAGATTCCGTGTTCGGGGAGATGTGGTGGAAATTTTCCCAGCTTCCCGTGATGAGCATGCTTTTCGCGTGGAGTTTTTTGGAGATGAAATTGACCGTATTCGTGAGGTTGAAGCATTGACAGGTCAGGTATTGGGAGAAGTGGATCATTTAGCGATTTTCCCAGCGACTCACTTTGTGACTAATGACGACCATATGGAATTTGCGATTGCCAAGATTCAGGCCGAGTTGGAAGAGCAACTAGCTATCTTTGAGAAGGATGGCAAACTACTTGAAGCCCAGCGTTTGAAACAGCGGACAGAGTACGATATCGAAATGCTGCGTGAGATGGGTTATACCAACGGGGTTGAGAACTATTCACGTCACATGGATGGACGGAGTGAGGGCGAGCCTCCTTATACGCTCTTAGATTTCTTCCCAGATGATTTCTTAATTATGATTGACGAGAGTCACATGACTATGGGACAAATCAAGGGCATGTACAATGGAGACCGTTCGCGTAAGGAAATGCTGGTAAATTATGGTTTCCGTTTGCCATCAGCTTTGGACAATCGACCTCTTCGTCGTGAGGAGTTTGAAAGCCATGTGCATCAGATTGTTTACGTTTCAGCGACACCAGGCGATTACGAAAATGAACAGACTGAAACAGTAATTGAGCAAATCATTCGACCAACAGGTCTTTTGGATCCTGAGGTGGAAGTTCGTCCGACTATGGGACAGATTGATGACCTCCTAGGTGAAATCAATGCCCGTGTAGAAAAGAACGAACGGACCTTTATCACCACCTTGACCAAGAAAATGGCTGAAGACTTGACTGACTACTTCAAAGAAATGGGTATCAAGGTCAAATACATGCACTCGGATATCAAGACCTTGGAGCGGACGGAGATTATTCGTGACCTGCGCTTGGGTGTCTTTGATGTTTTGGTCGGAATCAACCTGCTCCGTGAAGGGATTGACGTTCCCGAAGTGAGTCTCGTAGCGATTCTCGATGCTGACAAGGAAGGTTTCCTTCGTAACGAACGTGGTTTAATCCAGACCATTGGACGTGCTGCTCGTAACAGTGAAGGTCATGTTATCATGTATGCGGACACGATGACTCAATCTATGCAACGTGCCATCGATGAAACGGCCCGCCGTCGCAAAATCCAGATGGCCTATAATGAAGAACATGGTATCGTACCTCAGACAATCAAGAAAGAAATCCGTGACCTGATTGCCGTGACCAAGGCAGTTGCTAAGGAAGAAGACAAAGAAGTCGATATCAATAGTCTTAATAAACAAGAGCGCAAAGAACTAGTCAAGAAACTAGAAAAACAAATGCAAGAAGCCGTCGAAGTGCTTGACTTTGAACTAGCAGCTCAGATCCGCGATATGATGCTGGAAGTCAAGGCGTTGAATTAG
- a CDS encoding ABC transporter substrate-binding protein/permease — MKKKILAFLLILFPIFSLGIAKAETIKIVSDTAYAPFEFKDSDQTYKGIDVDIINKVAEIKGWNIQMSYPGFDAAVNAVQAGQADAIMAGMTKTAEREKVFTMSDTYYDTKVVIATTKSHKISQYDQLKGKTVGVKNGTAAQRFLETIKDKYGFSIKTFDTGDLMNNSLSAGAIDAMMDDKPVIEYAINQGQDLHIEMDGESVGSFAFGVKKGSKYEHLVTEFNQALAEMKKDGSLDKIIKKWTASSSSAVPTTTTTAGLKATPVKAKYIIASDSSFAPFVFQNSSNQFTGIDMDLIKAIAKDQGFEIEITNPGFDAAISAVQAGQADGIIAGMSVTDARKATFDFSESYYTANTILGVKESSTIASYEDLKGKTVGVKNGTASQTFLTENQSKYGYKIKTFADGSSMYDSLNTGAIDAVMDDEPVLKYSISQGQKLKTPIAGTPIGETAFAVKKGANPELIEMFNNGLANLKANGEFQKILDKYLASESSSASTSTVDETTIWGLLQNNYKQLLSGLGITLALALISFAIATVIGIIFGMFSVSPYKSLRVISEIFVDVIRGIPLMILAAFIFWGIPNFIESITGQQSPINDFVAGTIALSLNAAAYIAEIVRGGIQAVPVGQMEASRSLGISYGKTMRKIILPQATKLMLPNFVNQFVIALKDTTIVSAIGLVELFQTGKIIIARNYQSFKMYAILAIFYLVIITLLTRLAKRLEKRIR, encoded by the coding sequence ATGAAGAAAAAAATTCTAGCATTTTTGCTAATTTTATTCCCAATTTTCTCATTAGGTATTGCGAAAGCTGAGACGATTAAGATTGTTTCTGATACCGCCTATGCACCTTTTGAGTTTAAAGATTCAGATCAAACTTATAAAGGAATTGATGTTGACATTATCAACAAAGTCGCTGAGATTAAAGGATGGAACATTCAGATGTCCTATCCTGGATTTGACGCAGCGGTAAATGCAGTTCAAGCTGGTCAAGCAGACGCCATCATGGCAGGAATGACAAAAACTGCAGAACGTGAAAAAGTTTTCACCATGTCCGATACTTACTATGATACAAAAGTTGTCATTGCAACTACAAAGTCACACAAGATTAGTCAGTATGATCAATTAAAAGGTAAAACTGTTGGTGTTAAAAATGGAACAGCCGCTCAACGTTTTCTTGAAACAATCAAAGATAAATACGGCTTTAGCATTAAAACATTTGACACTGGTGATTTGATGAACAACAGCTTGAGTGCCGGTGCCATTGATGCCATGATGGATGACAAACCTGTTATCGAATATGCCATCAACCAAGGTCAAGACCTCCATATTGAAATGGATGGAGAATCTGTAGGGAGTTTTGCTTTCGGTGTGAAAAAAGGAAGCAAATACGAGCACCTGGTTACTGAGTTTAACCAAGCCTTGGCTGAAATGAAAAAAGATGGTAGTCTTGATAAAATCATCAAGAAATGGACCGCTTCATCATCTTCGGCAGTACCAACCACAACGACTACAGCTGGTCTAAAAGCAACTCCTGTTAAAGCAAAATACATCATTGCCAGTGATTCTTCTTTTGCACCTTTTGTTTTCCAAAATTCAAGTAATCAATTTACTGGTATTGATATGGACTTGATTAAGGCCATCGCTAAAGACCAAGGTTTTGAAATTGAAATTACCAATCCTGGTTTCGATGCCGCTATCAGTGCTGTCCAAGCTGGGCAAGCTGATGGTATCATTGCTGGTATGTCTGTCACAGATGCTCGTAAGGCAACTTTTGACTTCTCAGAATCCTACTACACTGCTAATACTATCCTTGGTGTCAAAGAATCAAGCACCATTGCTTCTTATGAAGATCTGAAAGGGAAGACAGTTGGTGTTAAAAACGGAACTGCTTCTCAAACCTTCCTAACAGAAAATCAAAGCAAATACGGTTACAAAATCAAAACCTTTGCTGATGGTTCTTCAATGTATGACAGTTTAAACACTGGAGCCATTGATGCCGTTATGGATGATGAGCCTGTTCTCAAATATTCTATCAGCCAAGGCCAAAAATTGAAAACTCCAATCGCTGGAACTCCAATCGGTGAAACAGCCTTTGCCGTTAAAAAAGGAGCAAATCCAGAATTGATTGAAATGTTCAACAACGGACTTGCAAACCTTAAAGCAAACGGAGAATTCCAAAAGATTCTTGATAAATACCTAGCTAGTGAATCATCATCTGCTTCAACAAGCACTGTTGATGAAACAACTATCTGGGGCTTGCTTCAAAACAACTACAAGCAACTCCTTAGCGGGCTTGGTATCACTCTTGCTCTAGCGCTTATCTCATTTGCTATTGCCACTGTTATCGGGATTATCTTTGGTATGTTTAGCGTTAGCCCCTACAAATCTCTTCGTGTGATCTCTGAGATTTTCGTTGACGTTATCCGTGGTATTCCTTTGATGATTCTTGCAGCCTTCATCTTCTGGGGAATTCCAAACTTCATCGAGTCTATCACAGGCCAACAAAGTCCAATTAACGACTTCGTAGCTGGTACTATTGCCCTCTCACTCAATGCAGCGGCTTATATCGCTGAAATCGTGCGTGGTGGTATTCAGGCCGTTCCAGTTGGTCAAATGGAAGCCAGCCGCAGTCTTGGTATCTCTTATGGAAAAACCATGCGTAAGATTATCTTGCCACAAGCGACTAAATTGATGTTGCCAAACTTTGTTAACCAATTCGTTATCGCACTTAAAGATACAACCATCGTATCTGCTATTGGTTTGGTTGAACTCTTCCAAACTGGTAAGATTATCATCGCGCGTAACTACCAAAGTTTCAAGATGTATGCAATCCTTGCAATCTTCTATCTTGTAATTATCACACTTTTGACTAGACTAGCGAAACGCTTAGAAAAGAGGATTCGTTAA
- the rbsK gene encoding ribokinase — protein sequence MSKIVVIGSISMDLVMRTKRIPEGGETIFGDSFNIVPGGKGANQAVAIGRLSNVEDNIYIFGNVGEDIFSADLLSNLQNNNISIEYVGTVPQSTGVAQITLYGGDNRIVYYPGANNLVKTNDWKNEWELISDASIVVLQNEIPHEANLSIAKFCQENKVKVLYNPAPVRETDIEMIPFCDFITPNEHECSELFPDKKLEEIIKIYPNKMIVTLGVEGSIYYDGTAVQKIPAIKAEVVDTTGAGDTFNGAFAYAISKGKEMNVALSFATIASHLSVQRFGAQGGMPSLKEIKEHSGYEEIWDFK from the coding sequence ATGAGTAAAATTGTTGTTATTGGAAGTATTTCAATGGACTTAGTTATGAGAACAAAAAGGATTCCAGAAGGAGGTGAAACGATTTTTGGGGATTCATTTAATATAGTTCCAGGTGGTAAAGGTGCAAATCAAGCTGTAGCCATTGGTAGATTATCCAATGTAGAAGATAATATTTACATATTTGGAAACGTCGGAGAAGATATTTTTTCAGCAGATTTACTAAGTAATCTGCAAAATAATAATATTTCTATAGAATATGTGGGAACGGTACCACAATCTACAGGAGTTGCACAAATTACTTTATATGGAGGTGATAATAGGATTGTTTATTATCCTGGAGCGAATAATTTAGTCAAAACAAATGATTGGAAAAATGAGTGGGAATTGATTAGTGATGCAAGTATTGTTGTTTTACAGAATGAAATACCACATGAAGCCAACCTATCTATAGCTAAATTTTGTCAAGAAAATAAAGTTAAGGTGCTTTACAATCCTGCACCAGTTAGAGAAACAGATATAGAGATGATTCCTTTTTGTGATTTTATTACTCCTAATGAGCATGAATGTTCAGAGCTTTTTCCAGATAAGAAATTAGAAGAAATTATTAAAATTTATCCTAATAAAATGATTGTAACATTAGGAGTTGAAGGTTCTATTTATTATGATGGGACAGCAGTTCAGAAGATTCCTGCTATAAAAGCAGAAGTAGTTGATACTACAGGAGCAGGGGATACATTTAATGGTGCTTTTGCTTATGCTATCTCAAAAGGAAAAGAGATGAATGTTGCATTGTCCTTTGCAACGATTGCTTCACATCTTTCTGTTCAAAGATTTGGAGCGCAAGGAGGCATGCCGAGTTTGAAAGAAATAAAGGAGCATTCAGGATATGAAGAAATATGGGATTTTAAATAG
- the zwf gene encoding glucose-6-phosphate dehydrogenase: MSSKVIVTIFGASGDLAKRKLYPSLFRLYKSGNLSKHFAVIGTARRPWSKEYFESVVVESILDLADSTEQAQEFASHFYYQSHDVNDTEHYIALHQLQAELNDKYQAEHNKLFFLSMAPQFFGTIAKHLKSENIVDGKGFERLIVEKPFGTDYESASKLNDDLLATFDEKQIFRIDHYLGKEMIQSIFAVRFANLIFENVWNKDFIDNIQITFAESLGVEERGGYYDQSGALRDMVQNHTLQLLSLLAMNKPASFTKDEIRAEKIKVFKNLHHPTDEELKEHFIRGQYRSGKIDGMKYISYRSEPNVNPESTTETFASGAFFVDSDRFRGVPFFFRTGKRLTKKGTHVNIVFKQMDSIFGEPLAPNILTIYIQPTEGFSLSLNGKQVGEEFNLAHNSLDYRTDATATGASPEPYEKLIYDVLNNNSTNFSHWDEVSASWKLIDRIEEIWAENGSPLHDYKAGSMGPQASFDLLEKFGAKWTWQPDIAYRQDGRLE; this comes from the coding sequence ATGTCATCTAAGGTTATTGTTACAATTTTCGGTGCGAGTGGAGACCTGGCTAAACGCAAGCTCTACCCTTCCCTTTTTAGACTATATAAATCCGGCAATCTTTCCAAGCACTTTGCAGTCATTGGAACTGCCCGTCGTCCTTGGAGCAAGGAATATTTTGAATCTGTTGTAGTCGAATCTATCCTTGATTTGGCAGATAGTACCGAACAGGCTCAAGAGTTCGCTAGCCACTTCTATTATCAAAGTCATGATGTCAATGATACAGAGCATTACATTGCTTTACATCAATTACAGGCTGAGCTGAATGACAAGTACCAAGCTGAACACAACAAGCTCTTCTTCTTGTCTATGGCACCCCAGTTCTTTGGAACTATTGCTAAACACCTTAAGTCTGAAAACATTGTGGACGGTAAAGGTTTTGAACGTTTAATCGTTGAGAAACCATTTGGTACAGATTACGAAAGCGCAAGCAAGTTGAATGACGATCTTCTAGCAACATTTGACGAAAAACAAATTTTCCGTATTGACCATTATCTTGGTAAGGAAATGATTCAAAGTATCTTTGCAGTACGCTTTGCAAACTTGATTTTTGAAAATGTTTGGAACAAGGACTTTATTGACAATATTCAAATTACCTTTGCAGAGAGCTTGGGTGTAGAAGAACGTGGTGGCTACTATGACCAATCTGGTGCCCTTCGCGATATGGTACAAAACCATACACTACAACTTCTTTCTCTCCTTGCTATGAACAAGCCAGCCAGCTTCACAAAAGACGAGATTCGTGCCGAGAAGATTAAGGTCTTTAAGAACCTCCATCATCCAACTGATGAAGAGCTTAAAGAACACTTTATCCGTGGTCAATACCGTTCTGGTAAGATTGATGGCATGAAATATATCTCTTATCGTAGCGAACCAAATGTGAATCCAGAATCTACAACTGAAACCTTTGCATCTGGTGCTTTCTTTGTAGATAGCGATCGATTCCGTGGTGTTCCTTTCTTCTTCCGTACTGGTAAACGTCTGACTAAAAAAGGGACTCATGTCAATATCGTCTTTAAACAAATGGACTCTATCTTTGGAGAACCTCTTGCTCCAAACATTTTGACCATCTATATCCAACCAACAGAAGGTTTCTCTCTCAGCCTAAATGGGAAGCAAGTAGGAGAAGAATTTAACTTAGCTCATAACTCACTGGATTACCGTACAGATGCGACCGCAACTGGTGCTTCTCCAGAACCATACGAGAAATTGATTTATGATGTCTTAAATAATAACTCAACTAACTTTAGCCACTGGGATGAAGTTAGTGCGTCATGGAAGTTGATTGATCGTATCGAAGAGATTTGGGCTGAAAATGGTTCCCCACTTCATGACTATAAAGCTGGAAGTATGGGACCTCAAGCTAGCTTTGATTTACTTGAAAAATTCGGTGCCAAATGGACCTGGCAACCAGATATAGCCTATCGTCAAGACGGTCGTTTAGAATAA
- a CDS encoding LacI family DNA-binding transcriptional regulator, which produces MTTIKQVAEEAGVSKSTVSRYISKKGYVGDDAREKIKNAIKKLNYTPNVLAQSLKTKKNQMVGLLLPDISNPFFPRLVRGAESYLKDKGYRIMVGTISDQESLNEYVNLLLKTNAAGIITTHDFTKEYPDLSLPIVVVDRISKDTGYGVFSDNQLGGRLAAKAIWNAGAKQVMIIKVLDDKAENIAERFEASLNYLRNKSLEIRIEESETFDFEKIQKEAKENLKKNPDIDSIIAPSDIHAIAYIHEILAIGKKIPDDIQIIGYDDIVLSQFIYPSLSTIHQSSYKMGEQAAKLIYNMANKFSIDEAKVKLPVRYVERNTLRRK; this is translated from the coding sequence ATGACTACAATAAAACAGGTTGCTGAAGAAGCAGGAGTATCAAAATCAACAGTTTCAAGATATATTTCGAAAAAAGGCTATGTCGGAGATGATGCGAGAGAAAAAATAAAAAATGCTATCAAGAAATTAAATTACACGCCGAATGTACTAGCACAATCTTTGAAAACTAAAAAAAATCAAATGGTAGGACTCTTATTGCCAGATATTTCTAATCCTTTCTTCCCAAGATTGGTTCGAGGAGCTGAATCATATTTGAAAGATAAAGGTTATAGGATCATGGTTGGCACGATTTCAGACCAAGAATCTTTAAATGAATACGTTAATTTGCTGTTGAAAACAAATGCTGCTGGAATTATTACTACACATGATTTCACAAAAGAATATCCAGATTTATCATTGCCTATTGTTGTGGTTGACCGGATTAGTAAAGATACAGGTTACGGTGTTTTTTCTGATAATCAGTTGGGTGGACGTTTGGCTGCTAAAGCAATTTGGAATGCTGGTGCTAAGCAAGTTATGATTATTAAAGTTTTAGATGATAAAGCTGAAAACATTGCGGAACGGTTTGAAGCAAGTTTAAACTATTTGAGGAATAAATCTTTAGAGATTCGTATTGAAGAAAGTGAAACGTTTGACTTTGAAAAAATTCAAAAAGAAGCTAAAGAGAATCTCAAAAAAAATCCAGATATTGATAGTATTATAGCACCTTCTGATATTCATGCGATAGCTTATATTCATGAAATTTTAGCAATTGGGAAAAAAATTCCAGATGATATTCAAATCATTGGTTATGATGATATTGTACTTAGTCAATTTATTTATCCTTCTTTATCAACTATCCACCAATCATCATATAAAATGGGAGAACAGGCTGCAAAGCTCATCTATAATATGGCAAATAAGTTCTCTATAGATGAAGCTAAAGTTAAACTACCGGTTAGATACGTAGAAAGAAATACATTGAGGAGAAAGTAA